The Glandiceps talaboti chromosome 9, keGlaTala1.1, whole genome shotgun sequence genome window below encodes:
- the LOC144439825 gene encoding gamma-aminobutyric acid type B receptor subunit 1-like: MQHVSGILLLAVLHLNEAVSSDDVVPIYIGALLPTRSDTVLRQYENVLERAIADVNNSTQILSGYELRLIGNYTEMLPDRGLHVLYDFVYNKPQLTMMFGPTFSSVAAVVNRVAADYNLIQISYASSPSLRDKSVYPLTVQIYPVDDVLNPARVAFVQHFKWKRVAIIFDDIEYFRSNMKNLVQIMTDTGIHILTMESISHDPSLQIQSLKRHDARIIFLLAYIEVTFKVFCEAYLEGIYGEKYVWIIPGWLYDFNWDSWDTFDWENLECTKEEVREAMSGYIGFVADPYLDDLSLVDFNGVKLTTSQQAYIQSIMEVNMDLTLSYDAIMVMALAMNSSLPILAERSRDKRLEHFNYNSGDISAILLEEIMQTNFTGVSGKVKFDELSSRQSNVGIEQYNGVNITNLGKYDSDVMAIEWYQDISWQGGSPPVDGVTMVPMPRSVPYIHRIVMWSLAGCGCILAVIMLALNIVFRHEKAIKISSPPLNNFTGVGCLLLYVCVFVFGIDSGVTDNNHHLIAACWMRVILLSIGLSLSFGALFMKTYRIHVIFNEALKKMKMTNLPDKKLIAGIMCLVLVDVLIFTTWILVDNMQMTKVHLDPIFDYEQPSLEVYYVPEILYCTSKYELYVSIGIYCYKGLLLLWGVFLAWETKRVSLRHLNDSTYIALSIYVVSIACIIVLPIIYLYGDDVTFTFTFLTTAIIVVTTATLCLVFLPKIMLLNKDPETLSTSIINISSSSQSGESKDCKNIAEMYQKKKEELIHLRRRLSFARTQITEE, translated from the exons ATGCAACACGTCTCGGGTATTTTACTGCTCGCTGTGTTACATCTGAACGAAG CTGTAAGCAGTGATGATGTCGTTCCTATTTACATTGGGGCGTTGTTACCAACCCGTAGTGACACAGTCCTACGACAGTACGAGAATGTATTGGAGAGAGCCATCGCTGACGTCAACAACAGTACGCAAATTCTATCAGGATATGAACTACGATTAATTGGGAATTATACAGAG ATGTTACCTGATAGGGGTCTACATGTTCTCTATGACTTCGTCTATAACAAACCACAACTAACCATGATGTTTGGACCCACATTCTCCAGCGTTGCTGCTGTCGTCAACAGAGTAGCTGCTGACTATAATCTGATTCAG ATTAGCTATGCCTCCTCACCATCACTACGTGATAAAAGTGTGTACCCCCTGACTGTACAAATCTATCCTGTTGACGACGTGTTAAACCCCGCCAGAGTAGCGTTCGTCCAACACTTTAAATGGAAAAGGGTCGCCATTATTTTTGACGACATTGAGTATTTTCGGTCG AACATGAAGAATCTGGTACAAATAATGACCGACACTGGCATACATATACTAACAATGGAATCAATATCACATGACCCTAGTCTGCAAATACAGAGTTTAAAG AGACATGATGCGAGAATTATATTCCTTCTGGCTTACATTGAGGTGACCTTTAAAGTGTTCTGTGAG GCTTACCTTGAAGGGATATACGGTGAGAAATATGTATGGATTATACCTGGTTGGCTGTATGACTTTAACTGGGATAGCTGGGACACCTTTGATTGGGAGAATCTAGAATGCACAAAGGAGGAAGTACGCGAAGCCATGTCTGGTTATATTGGTTTTGTAGCTGACCCATATCTGGATGATCTCAGTTTGGTGGACTTCAATGGTGTG AAGCTGACAACTTCTCAACAAGCTTACATACAATCCATCATGGAAGTCAATATGGATCTAACCCTGTCATACGATGCTATTATGGTTATGGCACTTGCCATGAATTCATCCTTGCCCATACTTGCGGAAAGATCTCGCGACAAACGACTCGAGCATTTCAATTACAATTCTGGAGACATATCGGCTATACTGCTGGAAGAAATAATGCAGACCAATTTTACAGGAGTATCG GGAAAGGTAAAATTTGATGAACTGTCCAGTCGTCAGAGTAATGTTGGAATTGAACAATATAATG GTGTGAACATAACGAATTTAGGAAAATATGACAGTGACGTCATGGCGATAGAGTGGTACCAGGATATATCATGGCAAG GTGGGTCGCCACCTGTTGATGGTGTTACCATGGTACCCATGCCTCGATCTGTTCCTTATATACATCGTATAGTTATGTGGTCTTTAGCAGGATGTGGGTGTATACTAGCTGTTATAATGTTAGCATTGAACATTGTATTCAGGCACGAAAA GGCTATTAAAATATCAAGTCCTCCACTCAACAATTTTACTGGTGTGGGATGTCTCcttttatatgtatgtgtgtttgtatttggtATTGATAGTGGAGTTACGGATAACAATCACCACCTTATCGCAGCATGCTGG ATGCGGGTAATATTGCTAAGTATCGGATTATCTCTAAGTTTTGGCGCACTTTTCATGAAAACATATCGAATCCATGTTATATTTAATGAAGCattgaagaaaatgaaaatgact aatcTACCAGACAAAAAACTTATTGCGGGAATAATGTGCCTTGTCCTGGTTGATGTATTGATTTTTACCACCTGGATACTAGTagacaatatgcaaatgaccaaAGTACACTTGGACCccatt TTTGACTATGAACAACCATCACTGGAAGTCTATTATGTTCCTGAAATACTGTATTGTACGTCTAAGTATGAATTGTACGTATCTATCGGAATCTATTGCTACAAGGGACTGCTGTTACTATGGGGAGTGTTTCTTGCCTGGGAGACAAAGAGAGTTTCACTTAGACATCTAAATGATA GTACATATATCGCCCTCTCAATCTACGTTGTATCTATTGCTTGTATAATAGTTCTACCAATCATCTATCTCTAcggtgatgacgtcacatttacGTTCACGTTTTTGACAACGGCGATAATTGTTGTCACCACGGCAACACTTTGTCTGGTCTTCCTGCCAAAG ATAATGCTTCTGAACAAAGACCCTGAGACCCTTTCTACAAGTATTATTAACATATCAAGCTCTTCACAGTCTGGTGAATCAAAAGATTGCAAGAATATAGCTGAGATGTATCAAAag AAGAAAGAAGAGCTTATTCATCTCCGCAGACGTCTTTCGTTTGCCAGGACACAGATTACAGAAGAATAA